The sequence below is a genomic window from Barrientosiimonas humi.
GGCCGACCAGCGCGGCAGCCTGCTCGAGCTCACCTGGAGCGGCGAGCAGCCGATCACCCTGCCCAACGGCTCGACGCGCACCTTCCTCGAGGACGGCGACACCGTCACCATCCGCTACTCCGCACCCGGCGCCGACGGCATCCGGATCGGCCTGGGTGAGGTCACCGGCACGATCCTCCCGGCAGACTGATCAGCCGGTGCCCTGCTGACGCGAGCAGGGCCCGGTGAAGATCTGCGCGCACCGCTGCTCGATCACGGCGGAGGCCCGCCGGCGAGCCTCCGCCGAGCCGCGTCCGCGCGCGAGGTAACCCGCTCGCGCCAGGCCGCGGACCGTCGCGACCAGTCCCGCCGCCGCGACGTCGGCGTCGAGCCCGGACTCGACCTCGCCGCACTCCTTCCCGTTCGCGACCGCCTGGCGCACTCGCTCGGTCAGGTGTGCCTCGGAGCCGCGCAGCGCGGCCAGCAGCCGGGGGTTGTCCAGCGCCAGCCCGGTGAACGTCAGGTCCAGATAGACCTCCTCGCGCCGAGCCTTGTCGAGCGGGAGGAGCTGGTGCAGCGCCTCGCCCAGGATGTGCTCGATGCGGGCGTGCTTGCGCTCGGCG
It includes:
- a CDS encoding TetR/AcrR family transcriptional regulator, giving the protein MPRTADHDARRTLIRDAVRQVAVSDGLAAVTIARTAEAAGISVGLVQHYYASKDDLVVAVYEQLLDQMHARVDVGIARAERKHARIEHILGEALHQLLPLDKARREEVYLDLTFTGLALDNPRLLAALRGSEAHLTERVRQAVANGKECGEVESGLDADVAAAGLVATVRGLARAGYLARGRGSAEARRRASAVIEQRCAQIFTGPCSRQQGTG